The sequence below is a genomic window from Gossypium hirsutum isolate 1008001.06 chromosome A11, Gossypium_hirsutum_v2.1, whole genome shotgun sequence.
ATTCTTGAGCTCTCCGATAAGGGTAATGTCTCCCAACACACAACCATAGAAGCATAATGTTCGAAGGTTTGGTAGCAAGGAAATTGATGAAGGCAAGGACAGTAAATTCATGTCAAACAAAGATAGCGCTTTGAGATTTTTCATTTCCTTAAAAAAGTTTGCTGGTATATTCATCAAAGGATCCTTGCTATACATATTGAAAAGTGTAAGTTTGGGGCATTTTAACTGATCAGGAAGCTTGTTGATACTAGGAAACAACAAAGATATTTTGTCACACTCTTTCATCGTTTCATCATCTGGCCAATAATTCAAAACATCTTCACATCTTAAGACAAACACGTGGTTGGCAGCAATTGACATGGCTACATCGCAAATAAGATCGTGCATATCAACGCGTAGATTGTTATAACTGTCAAGTAACAAACAAGAAGCTTTGAGATGACTCACCACTGTCAACAGTCTGTTTCGTGTTTCTTCAATTGTGCTGATACCAGGAAATAACCCTAACCCCATTGCACACATAAGCAAAGCCTCAAGATGAAGATTATGACCCAAAAGACTGCAAAGTAACAAAGTCTGTTTATGGTCCTCGCTTTGTAAACGATCGTAACTCCATTGTATAGTTGAATATACAGTTCCTGGTACTCCTTTGAAGTTGCTCGACGATGGCTTGCTTAGTTGTCGCAAAGCATCCTCCCATACATATGGAGGTTCATTTCTCAAAGACGTTGCAAGTGTTCTTATGGCGATTGGTAGACCACCACATTTTTTAGCTACCTCAGTTGCTATAGGTAACAAGTCAGAACTTTCAACACCGTCCCCTGCAATCTTCTTGAAGAACTCCCAAGCTTCTTCATGTTCTAAAACTCCGATTAGAAAAACCTGTTTAGCATCCATGTCCTTCTTCAAAACATTATGATCTCTGGATGTCAGCAGTATGGTGCATCTCTGATTCTCGTCTCCCAAAGAAATCCCTACTTCCATCAGGTCTAATTTTGCCCAAATGTCATCTAAAACAACAAGaatcttcttctctttcttcaacCTTTGGCACAACCGATTTGCTCTTCCACTCGTACTTTGCTCCTCAAATTTCAACCCCGACATATCTGCAATTTGATCTTGAATTTTCCGGACGTCAGGAGTTTGAGTCACAGCAGCCATAACCACCGAGTCGAATAACTTATCTGCTTTGACTTGTCTAATAACTTCTTCGACAAGCGTGGTCTTGCCGACACCGGGCATTCCATAGACCCCTATAATGTTGAGATTAGGATCTTTCACCGCCTCCATGATATCGTTAAACACCACTTTTCTTGAATTGAAGTCATCAAAATCTTTGGGAGGCACATCCACTACGGGCTGCGGGACATCCCGATATGATACTTTGACAAACCTGCCTTGCTGGAGGAGTTCATCAACGGCACCGGCACCTTCTTCTGCTTTTTTGCTAAGCTGATAGCGAGCATTGAAATCAGGGCACAAGCCGATGAAGCACTTGTTCTTTGCTTCGTCTTCAAGACCCTTCACTTCCTTCAACTCTGAACCGATCATTGTGTAGGCTTTCGCCAACCAAGTGTTGACTTCGGAGTATATATTCTCGTCGTTCTTTCGAGCAGCATCAACATCTAGCAGCACTCTGTCTCTTTCGTCTTTCAACATCTCGACTTTCTTCTCGAAATCCGAAAACAGTCTTCTATAGCTGA
It includes:
- the LOC107940508 gene encoding probable disease resistance protein At4g27220 — translated: MLKDERDRVLLDVDAARKNDENIYSEVNTWLAKAYTMIGSELKEVKGLEDEAKNKCFIGLCPDFNARYQLSKKAEEGAGAVDELLQQGRFVKVSYRDVPQPVVDVPPKDFDDFNSRKVVFNDIMEAVKDPNLNIIGVYGMPGVGKTTLVEEVIRQVKADKLFDSVVMAAVTQTPDVRKIQDQIADMSGLKFEEQSTSGRANRLCQRLKKEKKILVVLDDIWAKLDLMEVGISLGDENQRCTILLTSRDHNVLKKDMDAKQVFLIGVLEHEEAWEFFKKIAGDGVESSDLLPIATEVAKKCGGLPIAIRTLATSLRNEPPYVWEDALRQLSKPSSSNFKGVPGTVYSTIQWSYDRLQSEDHKQTLLLCSLLGHNLHLEALLMCAMGLGLFPGISTIEETRNRLLTVVSHLKASCLLLDSYNNLRVDMHDLICDVAMSIAANHVFVLRCEDVLNYWPDDETMKECDKISLLFPSINKLPDQLKCPKLTLFNMYSKDPLMNIPANFFKEMKNLKALSLFDMNLLSLPSSISLLPNLRTLCFYGCVLGDITLIGELKNLEILSFDSSDIEMLPEEIGQLTKLKWLDLTSCSNLKRIPPGVFCKLSRLEELYVAHCFVGWGAEGNSSQESNCSVAELNALSCLTTLEIHLPNAKVIPKGFSFEKLQRYIIFISESSDWDWDWVWVRGYSKTLKLSLQTRIRSLNNGVKVLLKKAENLYIDEAKGVEFLLHESEVGDYFQQLKNLHIQMLFQ